A genomic region of Lysinibacillus sp. 2017 contains the following coding sequences:
- a CDS encoding oligopeptide ABC transporter substrate-binding protein codes for MKKKYWLLLSTVFAIMLVLAACGDDKESSTEKPAETDSGKTEEKTEDGGSTAEAPTLPMEVTNDGDVIDGGTLKFALVTDSPFQGILLAELYENGFDADLMEFMSNSIFDTDGDFLITDEGIAKLGVDADNNKVTVTIQQDVKWSDGEPLTADDIIYSYEIIGHPKYTGIRYDGDFENIIGAAEYKAGTADSISGIKKIDDKTVEISMTKVSPAIYSGGDGLWGYAAPKHQLKDIKMEDLISSDAVRKTPVTLGAFKIDKLVDGESIQYVANENYWRGTPKLDKVVLQVVPSASIGEALRTGQYDMLSSFPATQYDGVKDLQNVAVLARPELAYSYLGFKVGKYDQANSINVTDTDNTKMGDVKLRQAIGYAIDVEQVTERFYQGLRSRATSLIPPAFASFHDNSLTGFNYDPEKANALLDEAGYKDVDGDGIREDKDGNKFSINLASMSGSDTDEAIVEYYRQNWKEVGLDVQLTTGRLIEFNSFYDKVKADDAEIDMFMAAWGTGTNPSPLGLYGSTAAFNYSRFTTPELEKLLVDIDSKEAIDADYRANAFKAWEEYMFSQATTIPTYFRTEILPINKRIKNYNVSYDGGTKWHEIELTSENPVK; via the coding sequence ATGAAGAAAAAGTATTGGTTATTACTTTCTACTGTTTTCGCAATTATGTTAGTTCTAGCTGCATGTGGCGATGACAAAGAATCATCAACTGAAAAACCAGCTGAAACTGATTCTGGCAAAACAGAAGAAAAAACTGAAGACGGCGGTTCTACTGCTGAAGCTCCAACACTTCCAATGGAAGTAACAAACGATGGTGATGTTATTGACGGCGGAACTTTAAAATTCGCTTTAGTAACAGATTCTCCATTCCAAGGTATTTTACTTGCTGAGTTATATGAAAATGGATTTGACGCAGATCTTATGGAATTCATGTCTAACTCAATTTTCGATACAGATGGTGACTTCTTAATCACTGATGAAGGTATCGCAAAATTAGGTGTTGACGCTGACAACAACAAAGTAACAGTAACAATTCAACAAGACGTTAAGTGGTCTGATGGCGAGCCATTAACTGCTGACGACATTATTTACTCTTATGAAATTATTGGTCACCCAAAATACACTGGTATCCGTTACGATGGTGACTTCGAAAATATCATCGGTGCTGCTGAATACAAAGCAGGTACTGCAGATTCAATCTCAGGTATCAAAAAAATCGATGACAAAACTGTAGAAATTTCAATGACTAAAGTTTCACCAGCTATCTATTCTGGTGGTGACGGTTTATGGGGTTACGCTGCTCCTAAACACCAATTAAAAGATATTAAAATGGAAGACTTAATCTCTTCTGATGCAGTTCGTAAAACACCTGTAACTTTAGGTGCATTCAAAATTGATAAATTAGTAGATGGTGAATCTATTCAGTACGTTGCAAACGAAAACTACTGGAGAGGCACTCCTAAGTTAGATAAAGTAGTATTACAAGTTGTACCTTCAGCTTCAATTGGTGAAGCATTACGTACAGGTCAATATGACATGTTATCTTCTTTCCCTGCTACTCAATATGATGGCGTGAAAGACTTACAAAACGTAGCAGTTTTAGCTCGTCCTGAATTAGCATATTCTTACCTAGGTTTCAAAGTAGGTAAATATGATCAAGCTAATTCTATTAACGTAACTGATACAGACAATACAAAAATGGGTGACGTTAAATTACGTCAAGCAATTGGTTATGCAATTGACGTTGAACAAGTAACTGAACGCTTCTACCAAGGTTTACGTTCTCGTGCAACTTCATTAATTCCACCAGCATTCGCTTCATTCCATGATAATTCTTTAACTGGTTTCAACTATGATCCAGAAAAAGCAAACGCATTATTAGATGAAGCTGGTTACAAAGATGTTGATGGCGATGGTATCCGTGAAGATAAAGACGGAAACAAATTCTCAATCAACTTAGCATCTATGTCTGGTTCTGACACTGACGAAGCAATCGTTGAGTACTACCGTCAAAACTGGAAAGAAGTAGGTTTAGACGTACAATTAACAACAGGTCGTTTAATCGAATTCAACAGCTTCTATGATAAAGTTAAAGCTGACGATGCTGAAATCGATATGTTCATGGCTGCATGGGGTACTGGTACAAACCCATCTCCACTTGGTTTATACGGTTCAACAGCTGCATTCAACTATAGCCGATTCACTACTCCTGAGTTAGAAAAATTATTAGTAGATATCGATTCTAAAGAAGCAATTGATGCTGACTACCGTGCAAATGCATTTAAAGCATGGGAAGAGTATATGTTCTCACAAGCTACAACGATTCCAACTTACTTCCGTACTGAAATCTTACCGATCAACAAACGTATCAAAAACTACAATGTAAGTTATGATGGCGGTACGAAGTGGCACGAAATCGAGTTAACTTCTGAAAACCCAGTTAAATAA
- a CDS encoding YicC/YloC family endoribonuclease: MVRSMTGFGRGVTTTKNFQLTVEIRAVNHRFLEINTKFPKDWMESEIIAKKMLSDAVSRGKIDVIIFLKELHEAQQSIRIDWTLLNAFIQAKNELTQSVQMEEKWTMQEIVSLDQVLLIEKVEFLQEEILEAVKSALSEAIYNLVNMREREGQELRHVMLQYKFELEQQIIQIRKEAPQAVTKYRERLIGRLNEIASGQELEDRLLTEVAIFAERIDITEELDRLESHFGQLSETLTETIAIGRKLDFIMQEMNREINTIGSKNQSAACSIAVVQAKTILEKMREQVQNIE, translated from the coding sequence TTGGTGCGTAGTATGACCGGATTCGGCAGAGGGGTCACAACAACGAAAAATTTTCAACTTACGGTTGAAATTCGTGCTGTGAATCATCGCTTTTTAGAAATAAATACAAAGTTTCCAAAAGATTGGATGGAATCAGAAATAATTGCAAAAAAAATGTTGTCGGATGCTGTTTCTCGTGGGAAAATAGATGTTATTATTTTTCTAAAAGAGCTTCATGAAGCGCAGCAGTCGATTCGTATTGATTGGACATTACTGAATGCTTTTATTCAAGCAAAAAATGAACTTACACAATCTGTTCAAATGGAAGAAAAGTGGACGATGCAAGAAATTGTTAGCTTGGACCAAGTGTTACTAATTGAAAAGGTTGAATTTTTGCAAGAGGAAATACTTGAAGCGGTTAAATCTGCATTATCAGAAGCAATATACAATTTAGTCAACATGCGTGAGCGCGAAGGACAAGAATTACGTCATGTCATGTTACAATATAAATTTGAGCTCGAACAGCAAATTATACAAATTCGAAAAGAAGCACCGCAAGCCGTTACAAAATATCGCGAACGTTTGATTGGTCGTTTAAACGAAATTGCAAGTGGCCAAGAACTGGAGGATCGTTTGTTAACGGAAGTTGCGATTTTTGCAGAACGTATTGATATTACAGAAGAGCTAGATCGTTTAGAAAGTCATTTTGGACAATTGTCTGAAACCTTAACCGAAACAATAGCGATTGGTCGTAAGCTAGATTTCATTATGCAAGAGATGAATCGTGAAATTAATACAATTGGCTCAAAGAATCAATCTGCAGCATGCTCAATCGCCGTTGTACAAGCAAAAACGATTTTAGAAAAAATGCGTGAACAGGTTCAAAATATAGAATAG
- a CDS encoding ATP-binding cassette domain-containing protein produces the protein MSFMQVEDLKVHYPIKGGFFNTVVDHVYAVDGVTMEFERGKTYGLVGESGSGKSTTGKAIIGLEKITSGKIIYEGENVTNTRRKRDSAYNRDIQMIFQDSHSSMNPRKRVLDILAEPIRNFMKLSPQEERKRINELLAIVGMSEDVLLKYPHEFSGGQKQRLGIARAVACNPKMIIADEPVSALDLSVQAQVLNFMKEIQDQYGISYLFISHDLGVVRHMCDHISIMYKGRFVETGKREDIYTNPQHIYTNRLLSAIPNIEPETRIERKIERQRVEAKYKEEQHNYYDKDGKVYPLKSISDTHKVAMTEAEKERV, from the coding sequence ATGAGTTTCATGCAAGTTGAAGATTTAAAAGTTCACTATCCAATCAAAGGTGGATTTTTCAATACAGTTGTTGACCATGTATATGCTGTAGATGGTGTAACGATGGAATTCGAACGTGGTAAAACTTACGGTTTAGTAGGGGAATCAGGTTCTGGTAAATCAACGACAGGTAAAGCAATTATCGGACTAGAAAAAATTACATCAGGAAAAATTATTTATGAAGGTGAAAATGTAACGAATACACGTCGTAAACGTGATTCTGCATACAATCGCGACATTCAAATGATTTTCCAAGATTCACATTCAAGTATGAATCCACGTAAACGTGTATTAGACATTTTAGCAGAGCCAATTCGTAACTTTATGAAATTGTCGCCTCAAGAAGAGCGCAAACGTATTAACGAATTACTAGCCATTGTTGGGATGTCAGAAGACGTTTTACTAAAATATCCACATGAATTCTCAGGTGGTCAAAAGCAACGTTTAGGTATTGCACGTGCAGTGGCATGTAATCCAAAAATGATCATTGCTGATGAGCCAGTTTCAGCACTGGATTTATCAGTACAAGCACAAGTTTTAAACTTTATGAAGGAAATTCAAGATCAATATGGAATTAGTTATTTATTCATCTCACATGATTTAGGTGTTGTTCGCCACATGTGTGACCATATTTCGATCATGTATAAAGGACGCTTTGTAGAAACAGGTAAGCGTGAAGATATTTACACGAATCCTCAACATATTTATACAAACCGACTTCTATCTGCAATTCCTAATATTGAGCCAGAAACACGTATCGAACGTAAAATCGAACGTCAAAGAGTTGAAGCGAAGTATAAAGAAGAGCAACATAATTATTACGATAAAGATGGAAAAGTATATCCTTTAAAATCAATTTCAGATACGCATAAAGTAGCGATGACTGAAGCAGAAAAGGAGCGTGTATAG
- a CDS encoding ABC transporter permease has translation MENKNEQAVEKLESQSSPPTGIQVILREFIKDKLAMFSLVGITILIVGVLALAFFVIDQTAVMKIQLLERFTEPGVRGYVLGADEAGRDMFGQLIIGAKNSILIAIAITLIANVLGIALGIIMGYYGGFIDNFFMRIIDFFITLPTLMIIIVVVTIVPRYGIMELILIIAAFQWMGTARLVRSKALSEARRDYISASKTMGTSDFAIMFKGLLPNLSSLLIVEVTLSFAGNVGIETGLSFLGFGLPPSTPSLGTLVSYAMNPIILSSKWWIWLPASILILVMMLGINYVGQALRRAADAKQRLG, from the coding sequence ATGGAAAACAAAAATGAACAAGCAGTAGAAAAGTTAGAATCTCAAAGCTCTCCACCAACGGGTATTCAAGTTATTTTGCGAGAGTTTATAAAAGATAAATTAGCAATGTTCTCATTAGTAGGGATCACGATATTAATCGTAGGCGTTTTAGCATTGGCATTCTTCGTAATTGACCAAACGGCAGTTATGAAAATTCAATTATTAGAACGTTTTACTGAACCAGGTGTTCGAGGCTATGTTTTAGGTGCAGATGAAGCTGGACGAGATATGTTCGGTCAGTTAATCATCGGTGCGAAAAACTCAATTTTAATCGCTATTGCCATTACGTTAATTGCAAACGTACTAGGTATTGCTCTAGGGATCATCATGGGATATTATGGTGGATTTATCGATAATTTCTTTATGCGTATTATCGACTTCTTCATCACATTACCAACATTAATGATCATTATCGTAGTTGTAACGATTGTTCCGAGATACGGAATAATGGAATTAATATTAATCATTGCAGCTTTTCAATGGATGGGGACGGCCAGACTTGTGCGTTCAAAAGCACTTTCTGAAGCACGCCGCGATTACATAAGTGCCTCAAAAACAATGGGTACTAGTGATTTTGCGATTATGTTTAAAGGTTTATTACCAAACTTAAGTTCGCTGTTGATTGTTGAAGTTACGTTAAGTTTTGCTGGTAACGTCGGCATTGAGACAGGTTTATCATTCTTAGGATTCGGTTTACCACCGTCAACACCAAGTTTAGGGACGCTAGTAAGTTATGCCATGAACCCGATTATTTTATCGAGTAAATGGTGGATATGGTTACCTGCATCTATACTAATTTTAGTTATGATGCTTGGTATAAATTACGTTGGTCAAGCGTTACGACGTGCGGCTGACGCAAAACAACGATTAGGATAA
- a CDS encoding NFACT family protein, whose protein sequence is MAFDGLFTRSMSKELQTLSSGRINKIYQPNALEVVLQIRAAGTNSKLLFSIHPSYSRVHITEQSIENPADPPMFCMLLRKHIEGGFISSITQDGFERVITITIDSKNEIGDAVKRKLIVEVMGRHSNLILVDAENDKIIDSLKHLPPSVNSYRTVLPGQPYIEPPQQHKVSLSSLTDTEIEQFFATDVTTKEIIEKFAGFSPLHANELLHRQKSQDVVTASRQLMNEIVTIAKPTYIEQESKSYFSPTDLTHLQGNVTNFATLGELLDRVFFARAERDRVKQQAGDLERWLQNELNKLKLKQKKLQKDFERAQNLDQFQLYGELLMANLYNFTKGEEYVDVENYYSETAEKVRIPISPRKTPIENAQSYYTKYNKAKTALIMIEEQQEKTKEDIQYLEMLSQQVQQASPADIEEIREELAEQGLLRLRQSKRKKKPTKPAPEKFISSTGIVISVGKNNKQNDYLTFKIGKRNEIWLHTKDIPGSHVVIHSDNPDEATIKEAAMLSAYYSKARESASVPVDYTEIRHVKKPNGSKPGFVIYFEQKTVFVTPDEAVIMQLKK, encoded by the coding sequence ATGGCATTTGATGGGCTATTTACACGTTCAATGAGCAAAGAGTTACAAACGCTCTCATCTGGACGAATTAATAAAATATATCAACCGAATGCGCTTGAAGTTGTTTTACAAATTCGCGCTGCTGGTACAAATTCAAAACTATTATTTTCAATCCACCCTTCCTATTCACGCGTACATATAACAGAACAATCGATTGAAAACCCAGCTGATCCTCCGATGTTTTGTATGTTATTACGCAAACATATCGAAGGTGGCTTTATCTCATCTATTACACAAGATGGATTTGAACGCGTTATTACAATAACTATAGACAGCAAAAATGAAATTGGCGATGCCGTTAAACGTAAGCTTATTGTTGAGGTTATGGGCCGTCACAGTAATTTAATTTTAGTTGATGCGGAAAACGATAAAATTATTGATAGCTTGAAGCATTTACCACCTTCTGTAAATAGCTATCGTACCGTTCTTCCTGGTCAGCCTTATATCGAACCACCACAGCAACACAAAGTTTCATTAAGCAGCTTAACAGATACAGAAATCGAACAATTTTTCGCTACTGATGTAACAACAAAAGAAATCATTGAAAAATTTGCCGGGTTCTCTCCACTTCATGCAAATGAATTATTACATCGTCAAAAGTCTCAAGACGTTGTAACTGCAAGCCGCCAATTGATGAATGAAATTGTTACCATCGCCAAACCGACTTATATAGAGCAAGAGAGTAAAAGCTATTTTTCTCCTACTGATTTGACACATTTACAAGGTAACGTGACGAATTTTGCAACACTTGGTGAATTGTTAGACCGCGTCTTTTTTGCTCGTGCAGAACGTGACCGTGTAAAGCAACAAGCTGGTGACTTAGAACGTTGGCTACAAAATGAGTTAAATAAATTAAAGTTGAAGCAAAAAAAACTACAAAAAGATTTCGAGCGTGCGCAAAACTTGGATCAGTTCCAACTGTACGGCGAGCTATTAATGGCGAATTTATATAACTTTACAAAAGGTGAAGAATACGTAGACGTTGAAAATTATTACAGTGAAACGGCTGAAAAAGTACGTATTCCAATCAGTCCGCGTAAAACGCCAATCGAAAACGCACAAAGCTATTATACGAAATACAATAAAGCTAAAACAGCGCTAATTATGATTGAAGAACAGCAAGAAAAAACAAAAGAAGACATTCAATATTTAGAAATGCTTTCACAACAAGTACAACAAGCCTCTCCTGCTGATATTGAAGAAATTCGTGAAGAACTTGCCGAACAGGGCTTACTTCGTTTACGTCAGTCAAAACGTAAAAAGAAACCGACAAAACCTGCACCTGAAAAATTCATTTCTTCTACAGGTATCGTCATTTCTGTCGGAAAAAATAACAAACAAAATGACTATTTAACCTTTAAAATCGGCAAGCGAAATGAAATTTGGTTGCATACAAAGGATATTCCTGGTTCACATGTTGTCATTCATAGCGATAATCCAGATGAAGCAACAATAAAAGAAGCCGCGATGTTAAGTGCTTACTATAGTAAAGCCCGTGAATCTGCTTCTGTTCCAGTCGACTATACAGAAATTCGCCATGTGAAAAAGCCAAATGGTTCTAAACCCGGATTCGTGATTTATTTCGAACAAAAGACAGTTTTCGTCACACCAGATGAAGCAGTAATCATGCAATTAAAAAAATAA
- the gmk gene encoding guanylate kinase: protein MNKQRGLLIVLSGPSGVGKGTVRKELFSQPDTNYEYSISMTTRNPRKGEVDGVDYFFRTREEFETLIEQGGLLEHAEFVGNYYGTPLAYVEETLEAGRDVFLEIEVQGAAQIREKAPNALFIFLAPPSISELEQRLVGRGTETEEVIARRIATAREEVEMMSLYDYVVENDQVQNACDKINAIIVAEHCRRERVEKRYLSMLRGE from the coding sequence ATGAATAAACAACGTGGATTATTAATAGTATTATCAGGTCCATCAGGCGTTGGTAAAGGTACAGTTCGTAAAGAACTATTTTCCCAGCCTGACACAAATTATGAATATTCGATTTCGATGACGACACGTAATCCTCGTAAAGGAGAAGTAGATGGTGTAGACTATTTCTTTAGAACACGTGAGGAATTCGAAACGTTAATCGAGCAAGGTGGGTTACTAGAACATGCCGAATTTGTGGGCAATTACTATGGAACGCCTCTTGCTTATGTAGAGGAAACGCTAGAAGCTGGTCGTGACGTTTTTTTAGAAATTGAAGTTCAAGGTGCAGCACAAATTCGTGAAAAAGCACCAAATGCGTTGTTTATCTTTTTAGCACCACCGAGTATTTCGGAACTTGAGCAACGTTTAGTTGGTCGTGGTACTGAAACAGAAGAGGTTATTGCTCGTCGTATCGCAACGGCTCGTGAAGAAGTTGAGATGATGAGTCTGTACGATTATGTCGTAGAAAATGACCAAGTACAAAATGCTTGTGATAAAATTAATGCCATTATAGTAGCGGAACATTGCCGTCGTGAACGTGTCGAGAAACGCTACTTGTCAATGTTGAGAGGAGAATAA
- the opp4B gene encoding oligopeptide ABC transporter permease, which translates to MWKTIARRVLIMIPQLFILSLLIFILAKQMPGDPFTGLITPETDPSVIEQLREKAGLNDPWYTQYYNWIANAAQGDFGQSYTFKKPVADIIGDRGMNTLLLSLLSVILVYGLAIPLGVVAGRYQESLADKAIVLYSFISYAIPTFVLSLIFVYIFGYRLMWFPTSGTVDIGLDQGTWAYYWNKFYHLLLPAGTYALLGTTGIIQYLRTEIIDAKTMDYVKTARSKGIPMKKVYSRHIFRNSLLPIAAFLGFTITGLLGGSIFIETVFAYPGMGKLFIDSILSRDYSVITALVMLYGFLALLGSLLSDIILSIVDPRIRID; encoded by the coding sequence ATGTGGAAAACGATTGCTCGACGCGTATTAATTATGATTCCGCAGCTATTTATTTTAAGTCTCCTAATCTTCATTTTGGCAAAACAAATGCCAGGAGATCCGTTCACAGGGTTAATTACACCTGAAACAGATCCATCTGTAATTGAACAACTGCGAGAAAAAGCTGGCTTAAATGATCCATGGTATACACAATATTACAACTGGATTGCAAATGCAGCACAAGGTGACTTCGGTCAAAGTTATACATTCAAAAAACCAGTTGCAGATATTATTGGTGACCGTGGTATGAATACATTATTACTATCATTACTAAGTGTTATTCTCGTGTACGGACTAGCTATTCCACTAGGTGTAGTTGCCGGACGTTATCAAGAATCACTTGCAGATAAAGCCATTGTTTTATATAGCTTTATCTCGTATGCAATTCCAACATTCGTATTATCATTAATTTTCGTGTACATTTTCGGGTATCGACTCATGTGGTTCCCAACAAGTGGTACGGTTGATATAGGACTTGACCAAGGAACATGGGCATATTACTGGAACAAATTCTATCACTTATTATTACCAGCAGGAACATATGCACTACTAGGTACGACAGGTATTATTCAATATTTGCGTACTGAAATTATCGATGCGAAAACGATGGATTATGTTAAAACTGCTAGAAGTAAAGGGATTCCAATGAAAAAGGTGTATTCACGCCACATTTTCCGTAACTCATTACTTCCGATTGCAGCCTTCTTAGGTTTCACAATTACTGGTTTACTTGGTGGATCAATTTTCATCGAAACAGTATTTGCGTATCCAGGTATGGGGAAATTATTTATCGATTCAATTTTAAGTCGTGACTACAGTGTTATTACAGCACTAGTTATGTTATATGGCTTCTTAGCATTATTAGGTAGTCTATTGTCCGATATTATTTTAAGTATTGTTGACCCGCGTATTCGCATAGACTAA
- a CDS encoding succinate CoA transferase: MGTVINDRIRYQGLADKVVSAETAASWIKDGMVLGMSGFTRAGDAKTVPLALVEKAKKEKFQVDVYTGASLGPEVDQLMAEAGIIRKRAPYQGDPAIRKAINTGQVLYSDMHLSHNAELIRQGIIGPIDFAIIEATAITEDGQIIPTTSIGNSPILVQMAKEIIIELNPEQPNLEGIHDIYLPGMQGERDPIPLLKASDRIGTVGIPVDVNKIKGIVHSTIKDAPSLIVEPDEETEKIAQHLLAFLRDEIIVGRLPKNLLPLQSGVGSVANAVLNGFLDSEFEELEIYSEVLQDAVFHLLDANKVKIASGTSITLSKECGDRVYSNIDQYKDRLVLRPQEISNHPELIRRLGIIAINTALEVDIYGNVNSTHVMGTHMMNGLGGSGDFTRNARIGIFVTKSYAKGGDISSIVPMVAHHDHTEHDVDVIATEQGIADLRGMAPRERVEAIIKNCVHPDFKEALRDYYNRAIEVSGNAHTPHNLEEALAWHVQYKNKKTMK, encoded by the coding sequence ATGGGCACAGTTATAAATGATCGAATTCGTTATCAAGGATTAGCGGATAAGGTGGTATCCGCGGAAACGGCAGCTTCGTGGATTAAGGATGGGATGGTACTAGGCATGAGTGGGTTCACTCGTGCTGGCGATGCCAAAACTGTCCCGCTAGCGCTTGTTGAAAAAGCAAAAAAGGAAAAGTTTCAAGTAGATGTTTACACAGGTGCGTCACTTGGTCCAGAAGTGGATCAATTGATGGCGGAAGCTGGAATTATCCGCAAGCGCGCTCCTTATCAAGGGGATCCTGCCATTCGTAAAGCTATTAACACAGGGCAAGTACTTTATTCTGATATGCACTTATCACATAATGCTGAACTAATTCGTCAAGGCATTATCGGTCCAATCGACTTTGCTATTATTGAGGCAACAGCAATTACAGAGGACGGCCAAATCATTCCAACAACTTCAATTGGTAACTCGCCTATTCTTGTGCAAATGGCGAAAGAAATTATTATCGAATTAAATCCTGAACAACCGAATTTAGAAGGCATCCATGATATTTATTTACCAGGTATGCAAGGAGAACGGGATCCAATCCCATTACTCAAAGCAAGTGATCGTATTGGAACAGTAGGTATCCCAGTTGATGTCAACAAAATTAAAGGGATTGTTCATTCAACAATTAAAGACGCACCATCATTAATCGTTGAGCCAGATGAAGAAACGGAAAAAATCGCACAGCATTTATTAGCATTCCTACGCGATGAAATCATAGTAGGGCGCTTACCGAAAAACCTATTGCCACTGCAATCGGGTGTAGGCTCTGTAGCAAATGCTGTACTAAATGGCTTTTTGGATTCTGAATTTGAAGAGTTAGAAATTTACTCTGAAGTTTTACAAGATGCTGTATTCCATTTACTTGATGCAAATAAGGTGAAAATTGCCTCAGGTACATCGATTACATTAAGTAAAGAATGTGGCGACCGCGTATACAGCAATATTGATCAATACAAAGATCGTTTAGTTTTACGACCACAAGAAATATCGAATCATCCAGAACTTATTCGTCGTTTAGGAATTATTGCGATTAATACAGCGCTTGAAGTCGATATTTATGGCAATGTCAATTCAACGCATGTAATGGGCACACATATGATGAATGGATTAGGCGGTTCTGGAGATTTCACACGTAATGCTCGTATCGGTATTTTTGTAACGAAGTCTTATGCAAAAGGTGGCGATATTTCATCAATCGTCCCGATGGTTGCACACCATGACCATACGGAGCATGATGTTGATGTTATTGCGACAGAACAAGGGATTGCTGATTTACGTGGAATGGCCCCAAGAGAACGAGTGGAGGCAATTATTAAAAACTGTGTACATCCAGATTTTAAAGAGGCACTTCGCGATTATTATAACCGTGCGATTGAAGTATCAGGAAATGCGCATACGCCGCATAACTTAGAAGAAGCGTTAGCTTGGCATGTACAATATAAAAATAAAAAAACAATGAAATAA
- the rpoZ gene encoding DNA-directed RNA polymerase subunit omega — protein MLYPSVDKLKKQIDSKYSLVSLASKRARQLQEEGGEQLDSYVSYKPVGKALEEVAAGKLRKVKQDASTVYEDEI, from the coding sequence ATGTTATACCCATCAGTAGATAAATTAAAAAAACAAATCGATTCTAAATACTCATTAGTGAGTTTAGCATCAAAACGTGCGCGTCAACTTCAAGAAGAGGGCGGAGAACAATTAGATTCTTACGTTTCTTACAAACCAGTTGGTAAAGCATTAGAAGAAGTGGCTGCAGGCAAACTTCGTAAAGTGAAACAAGATGCTTCAACAGTGTACGAGGATGAAATTTAA